A region from the Leptospira neocaledonica genome encodes:
- a CDS encoding hydroxymethylglutaryl-CoA lyase, with the protein MSLKITEVGPRDGLQNEKSEVPTEDKLVYIQKLVAAGLKHIEATSFVRKENIPQLGDAKELSASLDLKGDVHFSALTPNLKGYQAAISSGFKEVAVFTAASESFTKKNINRTIQESIDGFKEIFAEAKKDGVLVRGYVSTVIDCPYEGKIDPKKVLEVCKILLDQGAYEISLGETIGTAVPAEVEKLLNILLKEIPTDKLAGHFHDTYGMAISNVQKSYELGIRSFDSSSGGLGGCPYAKGASGNLATEDLVYFFHKSGIQTGIDLSKLLEASAFMEGILQRKLASRSYIALKAKAAS; encoded by the coding sequence ATGAGTTTGAAAATTACGGAAGTGGGACCAAGAGATGGACTCCAAAATGAAAAGTCGGAGGTTCCAACAGAAGATAAACTAGTTTATATCCAAAAGCTGGTCGCTGCCGGCCTAAAACATATAGAAGCCACCTCTTTCGTAAGAAAAGAAAACATTCCTCAGTTAGGAGATGCGAAAGAACTCTCCGCCTCCTTGGATCTTAAAGGAGATGTTCATTTCAGCGCACTTACTCCAAACCTAAAAGGATACCAAGCTGCAATCTCTTCCGGATTTAAAGAAGTAGCAGTGTTCACTGCCGCGTCTGAATCATTCACCAAAAAAAATATCAATCGCACCATCCAAGAGTCTATAGACGGTTTTAAGGAAATTTTTGCGGAAGCAAAGAAGGACGGAGTATTGGTCAGAGGTTATGTTTCCACAGTGATCGATTGTCCGTATGAGGGAAAAATTGATCCGAAAAAAGTTTTAGAAGTTTGTAAAATACTTTTGGACCAAGGTGCGTACGAGATCTCTTTAGGAGAAACCATAGGCACGGCGGTTCCCGCAGAAGTAGAAAAATTGCTCAACATTCTTCTGAAAGAAATTCCCACAGATAAATTGGCCGGACATTTTCATGATACATATGGAATGGCAATCTCGAATGTCCAAAAATCGTACGAGTTAGGAATTCGATCCTTCGATTCTTCTTCCGGTGGTTTAGGGGGTTGTCCTTATGCAAAAGGTGCATCCGGAAACTTGGCCACGGAGGATTTAGTTTACTTCTTCCATAAATCCGGAATACAAACAGGGATAGATCTTTCTAAATTATTGGAAGCTTCAGCATTTATGGAAGGGATCTTACAAAGAAAATTAGCTTCTCGTTCCTATATCGCATTAAAAGCAAAAGCAGCTTCTTAA
- a CDS encoding TIGR02757 family protein has protein sequence MGRSSVPKEKNLKKSFDLLYRNYTKPEFLDSDPLFLCYLYDSPEDREFVGLLSALFAYGNVTAIRGFLSRLLEPMGKHPKQYLLSHGTKIWKNKLGPYRFQKEKDILLFLQAIRLAYLEIEKSGEKFLESWFSPIHPADTGLEKRIAGFQSRLSEILNALDPSWKSYGLGFLIGLGNPKSAHKRYCMFLRWMVRKEEPDLGLYKNIQTSELLFPLDTHINRLSNILGITERRTSDLKKSREVTQYFQKFYPKDPLRMDFALCRLGILRKCRSIYIAELCESCDLKEVCKIYEKRRKTVGTATEN, from the coding sequence GTGGGCCGTTCTTCTGTTCCGAAAGAGAAAAACTTGAAAAAAAGTTTCGATCTTCTGTACAGGAACTATACCAAACCTGAATTCTTAGACTCTGATCCGTTATTTTTATGTTATCTTTATGATTCTCCGGAAGACAGAGAATTTGTAGGACTTCTCTCTGCGTTATTCGCCTATGGAAATGTAACCGCGATTAGGGGATTTCTATCCAGACTTCTGGAACCGATGGGCAAACATCCCAAACAATATTTACTTTCTCACGGGACCAAGATTTGGAAAAACAAATTAGGACCTTATCGTTTCCAAAAAGAAAAGGACATTCTTCTATTCTTACAAGCGATCCGATTGGCTTATCTGGAAATTGAAAAATCAGGAGAGAAATTTTTAGAATCTTGGTTTAGCCCGATCCATCCTGCAGATACAGGTTTAGAAAAAAGAATTGCCGGTTTTCAATCCAGGCTTTCCGAAATTTTAAACGCCTTGGATCCGAGTTGGAAATCCTACGGCCTAGGTTTTTTGATCGGACTCGGAAATCCTAAATCCGCACATAAACGTTATTGTATGTTCTTAAGATGGATGGTCCGTAAAGAAGAACCGGATCTGGGCTTGTACAAGAACATACAAACATCCGAATTATTATTTCCTTTAGATACTCATATCAATCGTCTTTCTAATATTTTGGGGATTACGGAAAGAAGGACTTCTGATCTCAAAAAATCCAGAGAAGTCACCCAATACTTCCAAAAATTTTATCCGAAAGATCCGTTGAGAATGGACTTTGCTCTTTGTAGACTTGGGATCTTGCGTAAATGTAGGAGCATTTATATCGCAGAGCTATGTGAGTCCTGCGATCTGAAAGAGGTTTGTAAGATTTATGAGAAGAGGAGGAAGACAGTTGGTACCGCCACGGAGAATTGA
- a CDS encoding adenylosuccinate synthase produces the protein MPATLVVGTQWGDEGKAKVIDYLSKDTDIIVRYQGGANAGHTVVVHGKKYVFHLVPSGVIYDQTICVIGNGVVLDPTFFIEECDKLQAEGFPVYEKLLISDACHLLFPFHGLIDSARESNCAPDRKIGTTKKGIGICYADKMMRIGLRVGDLLEPDFETKLQHLVDEKNRELVKLYDVEEISTKEILDNIKRFYSKIQKNIINTPYYLESQLKAGKKILLEGAQGTGLDVDFGTYPYVTSSNPTVGGAFIGSGIAFHHLKSVIGITKAYTTRVGEGPFPTELHGEEGEKLRTLGAEYGATTGRPRRCGWFDTEVLRHAVRINGLTSIALTKIDVLSAYDKIPVAVAYERNGKKLDCFPSQGLDQVKVIYEEFPGWKTDITGIGEFDKLPSACKDYIRTLEKLIGVRIDLISTGPDRKDTIASGF, from the coding sequence ATGCCCGCAACATTAGTGGTCGGAACCCAATGGGGGGACGAAGGGAAAGCAAAAGTAATAGATTACCTTTCCAAAGATACGGATATCATAGTGCGTTACCAAGGCGGAGCCAACGCTGGACATACAGTGGTGGTTCACGGTAAAAAATACGTTTTTCATTTGGTGCCATCAGGGGTCATTTACGACCAGACCATTTGTGTGATCGGTAACGGAGTAGTTTTAGATCCTACATTCTTCATCGAAGAATGTGATAAACTACAGGCCGAAGGATTTCCGGTGTATGAAAAACTTCTGATCAGCGATGCCTGCCATCTTCTTTTTCCATTCCATGGACTGATCGATTCTGCAAGAGAGAGCAATTGTGCTCCGGATCGTAAGATCGGAACCACTAAAAAAGGGATCGGTATCTGTTACGCAGATAAGATGATGAGGATAGGTCTCAGAGTGGGAGATCTTTTAGAGCCTGATTTTGAAACAAAACTCCAACATCTGGTAGATGAAAAAAACAGAGAGCTCGTAAAACTCTACGACGTAGAAGAGATCTCTACCAAAGAAATTTTAGACAATATAAAAAGATTTTATTCCAAGATCCAAAAGAATATCATCAATACTCCTTATTACTTGGAATCCCAATTAAAAGCCGGCAAAAAAATCCTCTTGGAAGGTGCGCAAGGAACCGGACTGGATGTGGATTTTGGTACGTATCCTTATGTAACTAGCTCCAATCCTACTGTGGGTGGGGCATTCATCGGATCCGGGATCGCATTCCATCATTTAAAAAGTGTGATCGGCATTACAAAAGCGTATACCACGAGAGTGGGAGAAGGTCCTTTTCCTACGGAACTTCACGGAGAAGAAGGCGAAAAACTCAGAACTCTAGGCGCGGAATACGGCGCAACTACAGGAAGACCTAGACGTTGTGGTTGGTTTGATACGGAAGTACTCCGACATGCAGTTCGTATCAATGGACTTACATCCATTGCACTCACTAAGATCGATGTTCTTTCTGCTTATGATAAAATTCCTGTGGCAGTCGCCTATGAAAGGAACGGCAAAAAGTTGGATTGTTTCCCTTCTCAGGGACTAGACCAAGTAAAAGTGATTTATGAAGAATTCCCAGGTTGGAAAACGGACATCACTGGGATTGGAGAATTCGACAAACTTCCATCCGCATGTAAGGATTATATCCGTACATTGGAAAAATTAATAGGAGTTCGTATTGACTTAATCTCTACCGGACCTGACAGAAAGGATACGATCGCTTCAGGATTCTAA
- a CDS encoding ATP phosphoribosyltransferase regulatory subunit, with product MTHNPPEFSEKKWIPDGFHFFGPNESSERRELLNSLSSKLKEFKYSEVFLPSFDYSSSFLLTMSAEDSSALYRFRDSDGNEISPSADLTVQAVKGMAGFAHRKENQRIFYQGKIFRDYGRKSGSRKEILQVGAEHIGGSGAPAILGILKEISGLFSGIKLRSPLTVVLGNVGVFHSVLESLELSRSEKRQLSFLLYRKNLPEIRRFLESRNASRIFPVLESLCLGFVSHKEDLGKKFASLGLSNSFQKIISETGEIIGSLGKTPGVEFCSDYTLIPDLEYYTGFVFQGYVSGSSEPVLTGGAYDHLYELFSGTQKDACGFAINVDALEAVLERT from the coding sequence ATGACACATAATCCTCCAGAGTTTAGCGAGAAAAAATGGATCCCGGATGGATTTCATTTTTTTGGACCGAACGAGAGTTCGGAAAGAAGGGAACTTCTCAATTCCCTGAGTTCCAAGCTCAAGGAATTCAAATACTCTGAGGTATTTTTACCTTCTTTTGATTATTCTTCTTCTTTTTTGCTTACCATGTCAGCAGAAGACTCCTCTGCTTTATATAGATTCAGAGATTCTGATGGAAATGAGATCTCTCCTAGCGCGGATTTGACTGTACAGGCTGTAAAAGGTATGGCCGGTTTTGCGCACCGCAAAGAAAACCAACGTATCTTTTATCAGGGAAAAATTTTCAGAGACTATGGGCGTAAGAGCGGATCTCGGAAAGAGATCCTACAAGTAGGTGCAGAACATATAGGCGGTTCCGGCGCCCCAGCTATTTTAGGAATTTTGAAAGAGATTTCCGGTTTATTCTCCGGAATTAAACTGCGTTCGCCATTAACTGTAGTCCTTGGTAACGTAGGAGTTTTTCATTCTGTTTTGGAGTCCTTGGAACTTTCCAGATCCGAAAAAAGGCAATTATCGTTTTTATTATATAGGAAAAACCTTCCTGAGATCCGTCGTTTTCTGGAGAGCCGAAACGCTTCCAGAATTTTCCCGGTATTAGAATCTTTATGTTTGGGATTTGTCTCTCATAAGGAAGATCTAGGTAAAAAGTTTGCTTCTTTAGGACTTTCTAATTCTTTCCAAAAGATCATCTCCGAAACCGGAGAAATTATAGGTTCTCTCGGCAAAACTCCCGGTGTGGAATTTTGTTCGGATTATACCCTGATTCCGGATTTGGAATATTATACCGGATTTGTTTTCCAAGGGTATGTATCAGGGAGTTCAGAACCGGTTCTAACCGGAGGGGCGTATGACCATCTTTACGAATTATTTTCCGGAACCCAAAAAGACGCCTGCGGATTTGCGATCAATGTAGACGCATTGGAAGCGGTGTTGGAACGAACTTGA
- a CDS encoding 1-acyl-sn-glycerol-3-phosphate acyltransferase produces the protein MAEKEQSVGRWQKEFFENIHLFKRSGMSEEEAKKILQKFLYLCSVTPMPPVMDVFKDPSSLEKIGVYTPPEKKAREFMIEFLSPIMKFFTVEGIENLSAVKPLIGKYPVTLISNHLSHLDAPAIFQLLYHASPEGREVAEQLVFIAGRLAYEPDFTRLGLYMFGTLLVCSKRDMADNPSLSDVMTKINMRAFRHSQKLQQEGKIAAIFPEGTRSRDGRLMPFVDTVYHYVANKVILPISLEKTDKILPTTSLLFNQVAGKLTIGKPVLVGELSKKEMAHFPKDIEHLPFPEHGDKKQFLIDNLALLVGQNLNKHQHGIYRNLYSADARDQNKLIKVPKEPKEKVVVIGNSSMGIAIATVLANKDINVLVYHPDSEYTSQSNAERRDLRTYSLYKLPPNLTFTSDPEELKTATLFIQGTNPWELHTIYPDLQPHLSKNKAPFFNIIKGFTSAGLILDDLQHGLGLEDDRIGVISGASYPDQIMERKISGFEIAAVNESLIPRIQKLLTTGYIFPRPAIIPTDVKGVQLGGALKTIYALVMGIVEGYFQQTLGGNVDNSLFHLSNRFFNEMVKVGVSMGGKPETFQGLSGLTDFMLSCFGTDAKDRKTGYDIANGHPSEKMSNGFYGLKVMPNLMKIDPNEVPIMYAAYEVVINKKDVRKVAEGMEERLSRV, from the coding sequence ATGGCAGAAAAAGAACAATCCGTCGGAAGATGGCAGAAGGAATTCTTCGAGAACATTCACCTTTTCAAAAGATCAGGGATGAGCGAAGAAGAAGCAAAAAAGATACTTCAAAAATTTCTTTATCTTTGTTCCGTAACTCCAATGCCTCCGGTCATGGATGTTTTTAAAGATCCATCCTCTCTCGAAAAAATCGGTGTTTATACCCCTCCTGAAAAGAAGGCCCGCGAATTCATGATCGAATTCCTTTCTCCTATCATGAAATTTTTTACGGTAGAAGGTATCGAAAACTTAAGCGCAGTTAAACCTTTGATCGGAAAATACCCGGTCACCTTGATTTCCAACCACCTCAGCCATTTGGATGCTCCTGCAATCTTCCAACTTTTATATCACGCTTCTCCAGAAGGTAGAGAAGTCGCGGAACAATTGGTGTTCATCGCCGGACGTTTAGCATATGAGCCTGATTTTACCAGACTAGGGCTGTATATGTTCGGGACTCTGCTTGTTTGTTCAAAAAGAGATATGGCGGATAACCCAAGTCTTTCCGACGTAATGACCAAAATTAATATGAGGGCATTCCGACATTCCCAAAAACTACAACAAGAAGGAAAGATCGCTGCAATCTTCCCAGAAGGAACCAGATCCAGAGACGGAAGATTAATGCCTTTTGTGGACACTGTCTATCACTATGTTGCAAATAAGGTCATTCTTCCAATTTCTTTGGAGAAGACCGACAAAATCCTTCCTACCACAAGTTTACTTTTCAATCAGGTAGCAGGAAAACTAACGATCGGTAAACCTGTGTTAGTTGGGGAATTGTCCAAAAAGGAAATGGCTCATTTCCCTAAGGATATTGAACATCTTCCATTCCCTGAACATGGAGACAAAAAACAATTCCTGATCGATAATTTAGCTTTGCTTGTAGGACAAAACCTAAACAAACACCAACATGGTATTTACAGGAACTTGTACAGTGCGGATGCAAGAGACCAAAACAAACTGATCAAGGTGCCTAAAGAACCAAAAGAAAAAGTGGTCGTGATCGGAAACAGCAGTATGGGAATTGCGATCGCAACCGTACTTGCAAACAAAGATATTAATGTTTTAGTTTATCATCCTGACAGCGAATATACTTCTCAGTCCAATGCAGAAAGAAGAGATCTCAGAACTTATTCTCTCTATAAACTTCCTCCAAACCTAACATTTACTTCTGATCCGGAAGAATTAAAAACAGCGACCTTGTTTATCCAAGGAACCAATCCTTGGGAATTGCATACGATCTATCCAGATCTGCAACCTCATCTTTCTAAGAACAAGGCTCCATTCTTCAATATTATCAAAGGATTTACGAGTGCAGGTTTGATCCTGGACGATCTGCAACATGGATTAGGATTGGAAGATGATAGGATTGGAGTGATCTCCGGTGCTTCTTATCCGGACCAGATCATGGAAAGAAAAATTTCAGGATTCGAGATAGCGGCCGTGAATGAGAGCCTAATACCTCGTATTCAAAAATTATTAACTACTGGTTATATTTTCCCAAGACCTGCGATCATTCCTACCGATGTAAAAGGGGTCCAATTAGGTGGAGCTCTCAAAACAATTTACGCTCTTGTAATGGGAATTGTAGAAGGTTATTTCCAACAAACCCTAGGCGGGAATGTGGATAATTCCCTATTCCATCTTTCTAATCGTTTCTTCAACGAAATGGTAAAAGTGGGAGTTAGTATGGGAGGAAAACCGGAAACATTCCAAGGTTTATCCGGATTGACCGACTTTATGTTATCCTGTTTTGGAACGGATGCAAAAGACAGAAAGACCGGCTACGATATAGCAAACGGCCATCCTTCCGAGAAGATGTCTAACGGATTCTACGGATTGAAAGTAATGCCAAACCTAATGAAAATAGATCCGAACGAGGTTCCAATCATGTATGCAGCTTACGAAGTTGTCATCAATAAGAAAGACGTTCGCAAAGTTGCAGAAGGAATGGAAGAAAGACTTTCGAGAGTGTAA
- a CDS encoding TetR/AcrR family transcriptional regulator, giving the protein MKRIEQSNRVRAKILEVSRKLFVSEGYEKATIRRIIEEAEITTGSLYHFFKNKEEILLAIAGEVFNEAGETAERLVGEMDPPLVFAMEVGLQFYLCQKKLTIAETYLAAYKTQGVTDMIGNRGSYRSKALFEKYNPEFDEQEYLIRTLAFRGVFQSLLEEMVHSGKIDRLRMMATVIQLGLTTFGVPKEEMEIALQKTFRLLKERATEIEALSEGLLEIFVNGR; this is encoded by the coding sequence ATGAAGAGAATAGAACAGTCCAATCGAGTTCGGGCGAAAATTTTAGAAGTATCCCGAAAACTTTTCGTAAGTGAAGGATATGAGAAGGCGACCATACGTAGGATCATCGAGGAAGCAGAGATCACTACCGGAAGTTTGTATCATTTTTTCAAGAACAAGGAAGAGATACTCCTCGCAATCGCGGGAGAAGTATTCAATGAAGCAGGCGAGACCGCAGAACGTCTGGTAGGTGAAATGGATCCTCCTTTGGTTTTTGCCATGGAAGTAGGATTACAATTCTATCTTTGCCAGAAAAAACTCACCATAGCGGAAACATACTTGGCTGCTTATAAAACCCAAGGTGTGACCGACATGATCGGAAACCGAGGCTCATATAGAAGTAAAGCCTTATTCGAAAAATATAATCCTGAGTTTGATGAGCAGGAATACCTGATCCGCACCTTGGCATTCAGAGGTGTATTCCAAAGTCTTTTGGAAGAAATGGTACATTCCGGAAAAATAGACAGACTCAGAATGATGGCTACAGTCATCCAACTGGGACTGACTACATTCGGAGTTCCTAAAGAAGAAATGGAGATCGCATTACAAAAAACTTTCCGACTTCTGAAAGAAAGAGCTACCGAGATAGAAGCTCTATCAGAAGGGTTGCTGGAAATTTTCGTAAACGGACGATAA
- a CDS encoding xylulokinase, translating into MKSKVYVLAYDIGTTGTKTCLFEIGDRLTLVHSATQEYGLTLLEGGGVEQDPQDWWNSMRDTTAQVLKEAKLDPAEIRGISFCSQMQGLVLVDKDLKPVRPAMSYMDQRAREQMKKGIEHGIKIEGLNAYKLLRSLQITGAVAGSVKDPLWKYKWVEAKEAERFARVHKWLDVKDYLTTRCTGRATMTLDSAFATFLYDSRPGKSRWHKGLCKMFGVRPEHLPDLIQSTDLIGGLTETSAKELGLKEGTAVFGGGGDATLIGIGAGAVEEGDTHIYAGTSGWVSTVTKKRTVDINARIASIVGARAGYYNYFGEQETSGKCLQWVKDHLALDEIDVYLEKKNVTEGEDAVHESLFAFLFESIKDTPAGSDGVIFTPWLHGNRCPFEDPAARGMFFNIGLDTGKRKLIRSVIEGISFHKRWILELSQAKVPASSTIRFVGGVARSPIICQILADITGRTIETIDHPQNAGATGAAAIAALGLGKIHSFEEIKNLIPSKERWNPNPVNKSVYDRNFSVFKKLYEANKAHYAILNTYK; encoded by the coding sequence ATGAAATCAAAAGTCTATGTTTTGGCTTACGATATAGGAACTACCGGGACCAAAACTTGCCTATTTGAAATAGGTGATAGGCTTACTCTTGTACATTCTGCGACGCAAGAATATGGACTCACACTTTTAGAAGGCGGAGGAGTAGAGCAGGATCCTCAAGATTGGTGGAATTCCATGAGAGACACCACTGCCCAAGTCTTAAAAGAAGCGAAACTTGACCCTGCGGAAATTCGTGGAATCTCCTTCTGTTCCCAAATGCAAGGTCTCGTCTTAGTGGATAAGGATCTGAAACCGGTTCGTCCAGCAATGAGTTATATGGACCAAAGAGCCCGCGAACAAATGAAAAAAGGAATTGAGCATGGGATCAAGATAGAAGGTCTGAATGCATATAAACTTCTTCGTTCCTTACAGATTACAGGTGCAGTCGCGGGAAGTGTAAAGGATCCATTATGGAAATATAAATGGGTCGAGGCCAAAGAAGCCGAAAGATTTGCTAGAGTTCATAAGTGGTTGGATGTGAAAGATTATCTGACCACCAGATGTACTGGCAGGGCGACCATGACCCTGGATTCCGCATTTGCCACTTTCTTATATGATTCTCGTCCAGGCAAAAGCCGTTGGCATAAAGGACTTTGTAAAATGTTCGGAGTTCGTCCGGAACATCTTCCTGATCTCATTCAATCTACCGATTTGATCGGTGGACTGACTGAAACCTCAGCAAAAGAACTTGGGCTAAAAGAAGGAACTGCAGTTTTTGGCGGCGGAGGGGATGCCACTCTTATCGGAATAGGGGCAGGCGCTGTAGAAGAAGGAGACACTCATATTTATGCCGGGACCTCCGGTTGGGTTTCTACGGTGACTAAAAAAAGGACTGTGGATATCAACGCTAGGATTGCATCTATCGTGGGCGCGAGAGCCGGTTATTATAATTATTTTGGAGAACAGGAAACCTCGGGTAAATGTCTGCAGTGGGTCAAGGATCATCTTGCCCTAGACGAGATAGATGTTTATTTAGAAAAAAAGAATGTAACAGAAGGTGAAGACGCAGTGCACGAAAGTCTTTTTGCATTTTTGTTTGAATCCATCAAGGATACTCCTGCAGGAAGTGATGGAGTTATCTTCACTCCTTGGTTGCACGGAAACCGTTGCCCTTTCGAAGATCCAGCAGCACGAGGAATGTTCTTCAATATAGGTTTGGACACTGGAAAAAGAAAGCTAATCCGATCTGTAATCGAAGGAATTTCATTTCATAAACGTTGGATTTTAGAGTTATCTCAGGCAAAGGTCCCCGCTTCATCTACAATTCGATTTGTGGGAGGTGTCGCACGTTCTCCTATCATTTGCCAGATCTTGGCGGATATTACGGGCAGAACTATCGAAACAATTGATCATCCTCAAAATGCTGGAGCTACTGGTGCGGCAGCGATAGCTGCATTAGGATTAGGTAAAATTCATTCTTTCGAAGAGATCAAAAATCTAATACCGAGTAAAGAAAGATGGAATCCGAATCCCGTGAATAAATCGGTATACGATCGAAATTTTTCCGTATTCAAAAAATTGTACGAGGCTAATAAGGCGCATTACGCAATCTTAAATACATATAAATAA